From the Paucidesulfovibrio gracilis DSM 16080 genome, one window contains:
- a CDS encoding penicillin-binding protein 1A, with amino-acid sequence MKILKYLLYTATALTILAAGSFYGLYRWASADLPNFTEITDYTPALVTTVYDKQGGVLGYFYHEKRFLVRLDEMNKWLPMAFLAAEDAAFYDHEGVDLMAIFRAFLINLKSGRVKQGGSTITQQIVKQLLLTNVKSYERKLKEAILAYRLENYLTKEEILTIYLNEIFLGSNSYGVEAAARTYFGKHALDLTLAECAMLAGLPQAPSRYSPYANFDLAKDRQRYVLGQMHEQGWITEAERQEALEQEIVLKRMPDPSWGTGAYYLEEVRRWLIDKYGKNQVYERGLSVYTACDPKHQAAAEAALREGLENSAKRRGWPGPLGNVDEDPQLLQRLEAQEVVPDDIAAGDWLMAMVTDVSKSKAQIKVGPLTGTIPVSSMSWCRKPNLRQRASWARKISDARKVVGKGDVVWVSVKERPEQGEKDWIFDLELEPEVQGALVSIVPETGEVPALVGGYDYMRSEYNRATQARRQPGSAFKPLVYSVALDNGMTPATLVKDTAIVFENEDGSVWRPENYAHRFYGWLSLRTALVKSKNLVTIRVAHKVGIQKIIERAKALGLEADFPQDLSVALGSASVTPINLCSAYTVFPRGGSWVEPRLVLEVQDVWGEQIYSSEPVTHEVISPQTAYQICYLMQEVVQQGTGRRARVLGRPLAGKTGTTNDERDAWFMGYSPYLLTGVYVGFDEPRSMGAGEAGSSTALPIWIDYRKEIEEDYPLQDFEQPDGIVISRASFEEGSRDGMRMVSYFLPFKEGTQPVPTPTTNPGSTAPGAQGVDDDLLKQGF; translated from the coding sequence ATGAAGATTCTCAAATACCTGCTCTATACGGCCACGGCCCTGACCATCCTTGCGGCCGGTTCCTTTTACGGACTCTATCGCTGGGCCTCGGCCGATCTCCCCAACTTTACGGAAATCACGGACTACACCCCCGCCCTGGTCACCACCGTCTACGACAAACAGGGCGGCGTTCTGGGCTATTTCTATCATGAAAAGCGCTTCCTTGTGCGGCTTGACGAAATGAACAAATGGCTTCCCATGGCTTTTCTGGCCGCCGAGGATGCCGCGTTCTACGATCATGAAGGCGTGGATCTCATGGCCATTTTCCGGGCCTTCCTGATCAACCTCAAGTCCGGACGGGTCAAACAGGGCGGCAGCACCATCACCCAGCAGATCGTCAAGCAGCTACTGCTCACTAACGTCAAAAGCTATGAACGCAAACTCAAAGAGGCTATCCTCGCCTATAGGTTGGAGAACTATCTGACCAAAGAGGAAATCCTCACTATCTACCTCAATGAAATTTTTCTCGGCTCCAACAGCTACGGCGTGGAAGCCGCTGCGCGGACGTATTTCGGCAAACACGCCCTGGACCTGACCCTGGCGGAATGCGCCATGCTTGCCGGGCTGCCACAGGCTCCCAGCCGCTACAGTCCCTACGCCAACTTCGATCTTGCCAAAGATCGTCAACGCTACGTGCTCGGCCAAATGCACGAGCAGGGCTGGATAACCGAAGCGGAACGCCAAGAAGCCCTTGAACAGGAAATAGTACTCAAACGCATGCCCGATCCTTCCTGGGGAACAGGGGCATATTACCTGGAAGAAGTTCGCCGCTGGCTCATCGACAAATACGGCAAGAACCAAGTGTACGAGCGTGGCTTATCCGTTTACACCGCTTGTGACCCCAAACATCAGGCCGCAGCGGAGGCCGCTCTGCGCGAGGGTTTGGAAAACTCGGCCAAGCGGCGCGGCTGGCCCGGACCATTGGGCAACGTGGACGAAGATCCGCAACTCCTGCAACGCCTGGAAGCCCAGGAAGTCGTACCCGACGACATTGCTGCCGGCGACTGGCTGATGGCCATGGTCACCGATGTGAGCAAATCCAAAGCCCAAATCAAAGTTGGACCGCTCACCGGGACGATTCCGGTTTCCAGCATGTCCTGGTGCCGGAAACCAAATTTGCGGCAACGCGCATCCTGGGCACGCAAAATCTCCGATGCACGCAAGGTCGTGGGGAAAGGAGATGTGGTCTGGGTTTCGGTAAAAGAACGGCCCGAGCAGGGGGAAAAAGATTGGATCTTTGACCTTGAGCTGGAACCCGAAGTGCAAGGCGCCCTGGTCTCCATCGTCCCGGAAACCGGCGAGGTTCCCGCATTGGTGGGCGGCTACGACTACATGAGAAGCGAGTACAACCGCGCCACCCAGGCCCGCCGCCAGCCAGGCTCGGCCTTCAAGCCATTGGTCTATTCCGTGGCTCTGGACAACGGCATGACCCCGGCTACCCTGGTGAAGGATACGGCCATCGTCTTTGAGAACGAAGATGGATCGGTCTGGCGGCCGGAAAACTACGCTCACCGCTTCTACGGGTGGCTGTCCCTGCGGACCGCGCTGGTCAAATCCAAAAACCTTGTGACCATCCGCGTTGCGCACAAAGTCGGCATCCAAAAAATCATCGAACGTGCCAAAGCCCTTGGTTTGGAGGCGGATTTCCCGCAAGATCTCTCTGTAGCCCTGGGATCCGCCTCGGTGACGCCCATCAACCTCTGCTCCGCCTACACGGTATTCCCTCGCGGCGGTTCCTGGGTCGAACCGCGCCTTGTTCTTGAAGTCCAAGATGTCTGGGGAGAACAAATCTATTCCTCGGAGCCTGTTACCCACGAAGTCATCAGCCCGCAAACCGCCTACCAAATCTGCTACTTGATGCAGGAGGTCGTACAACAGGGTACCGGACGGCGCGCCCGTGTCCTGGGCCGCCCACTGGCCGGGAAAACAGGCACCACCAACGATGAGCGTGACGCCTGGTTCATGGGCTATTCCCCGTACCTGCTCACTGGCGTATATGTCGGCTTTGATGAACCGCGCTCCATGGGAGCCGGCGAAGCGGGCAGTTCCACGGCCCTTCCCATCTGGATTGATTATCGTAAGGAAATTGAGGAAGACTATCCGCTTCAGGACTTCGAACAACCTGACGGTATCGTCATATCCCGCGCCAGTTTTGAAGAGGGTTCCCGAGACGGCATGCGTATGGTATCCTACTTTCTGCCGTTCAAAGAAGGAACGCAGCCCGTCCCCACGCCCACGACAAATCCGGGCTCCACAGCTCCCGGTGCTCAGGGGGTGGATGACGATCTGCTCAAGCAGGGATTCTAA
- a CDS encoding KpsF/GutQ family sugar-phosphate isomerase: MTNGNADTHLLDMARNVLDIEIQGLTAVKEQLDEGFATAVRRIACCAGRLVVTGIGKSGLVGRKIAATLSSTGTPSFFLHPVEGAHGDMGMIRSEDVVLAISNSGETDELNAILPTLRSLGAWVIAMTAKEDSSMAKLADAVIQVAVPREACPMGLAPTASTTATLAVGDALAVCLMQLKGFDKGDFRRYHPGGALGQRLSKRVADLMHVDELPSVPDNATMSEALQVLDAGGFGLVVFENQAGRLTGVLTDGDVRRLASKGILDPALPANTVMTANPKAAHPQESAAKVLDVMESHQITVLPVLDSDDKLLGLVHLHDLLGKGRVKFSTNGDDGTS; this comes from the coding sequence ATGACCAACGGCAACGCGGATACGCATTTGCTGGATATGGCCCGGAACGTGCTGGATATTGAAATCCAGGGATTGACTGCGGTCAAGGAACAACTGGACGAAGGATTCGCCACGGCTGTCCGCCGCATCGCCTGCTGCGCCGGACGGCTCGTTGTCACGGGCATCGGCAAGTCAGGACTTGTCGGCCGAAAAATCGCGGCCACACTCTCAAGCACAGGCACTCCCTCCTTTTTTCTGCATCCCGTGGAAGGAGCCCATGGCGACATGGGCATGATCCGCTCCGAGGACGTGGTGCTGGCCATCTCCAACAGCGGAGAAACGGACGAACTGAACGCCATCCTGCCGACGCTCCGCTCTCTGGGAGCCTGGGTCATCGCCATGACCGCCAAGGAGGATTCCTCCATGGCGAAACTGGCCGACGCCGTCATTCAGGTGGCGGTGCCGCGCGAGGCCTGCCCCATGGGACTGGCCCCGACCGCCAGCACCACAGCCACCCTGGCCGTGGGAGATGCTTTGGCCGTCTGCCTCATGCAGCTCAAGGGTTTCGACAAAGGCGACTTCCGCCGCTATCATCCCGGGGGAGCTTTGGGCCAACGGTTAAGTAAACGCGTTGCCGACCTCATGCATGTAGACGAACTGCCCTCGGTCCCGGACAACGCAACCATGAGCGAGGCACTCCAGGTGCTCGATGCTGGAGGCTTCGGACTGGTCGTCTTCGAAAATCAGGCGGGACGGCTCACCGGCGTACTCACGGATGGTGATGTACGTCGCCTGGCCAGCAAGGGCATCCTCGATCCGGCTCTGCCCGCAAACACGGTCATGACCGCCAACCCCAAGGCGGCCCACCCTCAGGAATCCGCAGCCAAAGTGCTGGATGTGATGGAATCGCATCAGATTACGGTTCTGCCGGTCCTGGACAGTGACGACAAATTGCTGGGCCTCGTGCATCTGCACGATCTTTTGGGCAAGGGGCGAGTCAAATTTTCCACCAACGGAGATGACGGGACATCGTGA
- a CDS encoding YkgJ family cysteine cluster protein — protein sequence MTSDPSICKRCALQGPTCCRLEPGQEEFCFPLSQTEKERIQEFQPDEGGFALQENTEGFVHNILRLFPGEKERVLALFPRQKFHFRLAVDASGACRFLGSKGCRIPQDLRPYYCRLFPFWVVHNEVSVFDSPSCLARREAVHLLRMFETFDTNAGTVRDLMGRLRLAWGLPPTAGSKPVKRSF from the coding sequence GTGACTTCCGATCCTTCCATCTGCAAACGTTGCGCCCTTCAGGGACCAACCTGCTGCCGCCTGGAACCGGGCCAGGAAGAATTTTGTTTTCCCTTGTCTCAGACCGAAAAGGAACGGATCCAGGAATTCCAGCCGGACGAAGGCGGCTTTGCCCTCCAGGAAAATACGGAGGGATTCGTTCACAATATTTTGCGCCTTTTCCCCGGGGAAAAGGAACGCGTGCTGGCTTTGTTCCCGCGGCAAAAATTCCATTTCCGGCTTGCCGTGGACGCAAGCGGAGCCTGTCGGTTCCTGGGTTCCAAAGGATGCCGCATACCGCAGGATCTCCGACCCTATTATTGCCGGCTGTTTCCCTTCTGGGTGGTGCACAACGAGGTCAGCGTTTTTGATTCGCCGTCTTGCCTTGCCCGCAGGGAGGCGGTACACCTGCTTCGCATGTTTGAGACGTTTGATACCAACGCAGGCACGGTACGCGACCTGATGGGCCGCTTGCGCCTAGCCTGGGGACTTCCTCCCACTGCCGGTTCCAAACCGGTGAAACGCAGCTTTTGA
- the purF gene encoding amidophosphoribosyltransferase, whose translation MKKEYCGLFGIDCHPEAARMTYFGLYAQQHRGQESAGICTWDGDGIREQRGMGLVADVFNERHLGKELKGQVAVGHIRYSTTGVSLLRNAQPFMVRHGEHRFAVAHNGNLVNTYELRRELEQQGSIFQTTMDTEVLVHLIAKYLNGNTLEDAIAKACGRLKGAYSLLILANNKLIAIKDPNGFRPLALGRVGNSYVFASETCAFDLIEAEYLRPVEPGEMIIVDNGKLTTRNITKPQPRSSCIFELIYFARPDSTVFGEVVYERRKEMGAILAREAPVDADMVMPFPDSGNYAAVGYAQESGLPLELAMIRNHYVGRTFIQPSQDMRDFGVRVKLNPVSSMIKGKRILIVEDSIVRGTTIRTRVKKLRELGAREIHMRVSCPAIRFPCFYGIDFSSKGELIAANNTVEEIARFIGLDSLHYLSIDGLLQSVHKRDGYCLACFDGNYPVAPSTNGGKLCLEDVARPGIIGEYCNNK comes from the coding sequence ATGAAAAAAGAGTACTGTGGTCTGTTCGGCATTGATTGCCACCCCGAGGCCGCACGGATGACGTATTTTGGTCTCTACGCCCAGCAGCACCGCGGCCAGGAGTCAGCAGGCATCTGCACCTGGGATGGTGATGGAATCCGGGAGCAGCGCGGTATGGGGCTTGTGGCCGACGTGTTCAATGAACGTCATCTCGGTAAGGAGTTGAAAGGTCAAGTGGCGGTGGGCCACATCCGTTACTCCACCACAGGCGTTTCCCTGCTGCGCAACGCCCAGCCCTTCATGGTCCGACATGGCGAACACCGCTTTGCCGTGGCCCACAACGGCAATCTGGTCAACACCTACGAGCTGCGCCGTGAACTGGAACAGCAAGGCTCCATTTTTCAGACCACCATGGACACCGAAGTGCTGGTCCATCTCATTGCCAAATACCTGAACGGCAACACCCTGGAAGACGCCATCGCCAAGGCCTGCGGCCGCCTCAAGGGCGCCTATTCCCTGCTCATCCTGGCCAATAACAAACTTATCGCCATCAAGGATCCCAATGGATTCCGTCCGCTGGCCCTAGGCCGAGTGGGCAACAGCTATGTTTTTGCCTCGGAAACCTGCGCCTTTGACCTCATTGAGGCGGAATACCTCCGCCCTGTGGAACCCGGTGAAATGATCATCGTGGACAATGGCAAGCTCACCACACGAAATATCACCAAACCGCAGCCCCGCTCCTCCTGCATTTTCGAGCTGATTTACTTTGCACGCCCCGATTCCACCGTCTTCGGCGAAGTCGTGTACGAACGGCGCAAGGAGATGGGCGCGATCCTGGCCCGTGAAGCCCCGGTTGACGCGGATATGGTCATGCCCTTTCCCGACTCCGGAAACTACGCGGCCGTGGGATATGCACAGGAATCAGGCCTTCCGTTGGAACTGGCCATGATCCGCAATCACTATGTGGGACGTACATTTATCCAACCATCGCAGGACATGCGCGACTTTGGCGTTCGGGTCAAACTCAACCCCGTTAGCAGCATGATCAAGGGCAAGCGCATTCTCATCGTGGAAGATTCCATCGTGCGCGGCACCACCATCCGCACAAGGGTGAAAAAACTTCGTGAACTGGGTGCCCGCGAAATCCATATGCGTGTCTCCTGCCCCGCCATCCGGTTCCCGTGCTTTTACGGCATTGATTTTTCCTCCAAGGGAGAATTGATCGCAGCCAACAACACGGTGGAGGAAATCGCCCGATTCATTGGCCTGGACAGCCTGCACTACCTGAGCATCGACGGACTGCTGCAATCCGTCCACAAGCGTGACGGGTACTGCTTGGCATGTTTCGACGGCAATTATCCCGTGGCTCCCTCCACCAACGGCGGTAAGCTCTGCCTGGAGGACGTGGCCCGGCCCGGCATTATCGGAGAATACTGCAACAATAAATAG
- the carB gene encoding carbamoyl-phosphate synthase large subunit codes for MPKRTDLKKIMLIGSGPIVIGQACEFDYSGTQALKALKEEGYEVVLVNSNPATIMTDPELADRTYVEPIEPETVARIIAQERPDALLPTLGGQTGLNTALAVAEMGVLKEYGVELIGANEAVIQKAESRQLFREAMENIGLKVPASGIARSMDDVRAWGEKISFPIIVRPAYTLGGTGGGVAYNMEELEAISSKGLALSMKNEIMLEQSVLGWKEFELEVMRDKKDNCVIICSIENLDAMGVHTGDSITVAPAQTLTDREYQQMRDAALAIMREIGVETGGSNVQFAVNPEDGELVIIEMNPRVSRSSALASKATGFPIAKIAAKLAVGYTLDELPNDITRETMASFEPTIDYCVIKIPRFTFEKFPGSEDHLTTAMKSVGETMAIGRTFKEALQKGLRSLEVGMPGLGKHFAPCPLDKDELLTELRNPNSQRLYAVRNAMRCGVDDEEIYATSFIDPWFLRQIRQVLEMENTLQEFGKQHGIENKDQELADILRRAKEYGYSDQQLATLWKTSPRKIRSLRKEWDIVPTYYLVDTCAAEFEAHTPYYYSTYESGSEITPAPGKKIIILGGGPNRIGQGIEFDYCCCHSSFQLRDMGIQSIMVNSNPETVSTDYDTSDRLYFEPLTFEDVLNIVEFEQPDGVIIQFGGQTPLNLAVSLMEAGVPMIGTSPDAIDRAEDRERFKRLLKKLHLRQPLNGTAMSLVQAQEIAGKIGFPLVLRPSYVLGGRGMDIVYSMEEFERYFRESALVSPEHPVLIDKFLEHAVEVDVDALADGEDCYIGGVMEHIEEAGIHSGDSACVLPPNSISPDLIQEIERQTKAMALELGVVGLMNVQYAIKDDEVYIIEVNPRASRTVPFVSKATGVPLAKLATRVMLGEKLNDIDPWSMRKKGWVAVKEAVFPFNRFPNVDVILGPEMRSTGEVMGIDYEFGPAFMKAQLAAGQVLPEEGTIFVAVNDWDKPLILPIVQKFREMGFRVMATRGTATHLYDNGVTDVEPLLKVYEGRPNVVDHIKNRKISLVINTVSGRKTVHDSKDIRQAALLYNIPYVTTVAGAKATVQAIEDVRKAGLQVRCLQEYHDNKKQ; via the coding sequence ATGCCCAAACGCACCGACCTGAAGAAGATCATGCTGATCGGGTCCGGCCCGATTGTCATCGGACAGGCCTGCGAATTCGACTATTCCGGCACCCAGGCGCTGAAAGCCCTCAAAGAGGAAGGCTATGAAGTGGTCCTGGTGAACTCCAACCCGGCCACCATCATGACCGACCCGGAACTGGCCGACCGCACCTATGTGGAACCCATTGAGCCGGAAACCGTGGCCCGCATTATTGCCCAAGAGCGACCCGACGCCCTGCTGCCCACCCTGGGCGGACAGACCGGCCTGAACACGGCCCTGGCCGTGGCGGAAATGGGCGTACTGAAAGAATACGGAGTGGAACTTATTGGCGCCAATGAGGCCGTCATCCAAAAGGCTGAAAGCCGACAGCTGTTCCGCGAAGCCATGGAAAATATCGGCCTGAAGGTACCCGCCAGCGGCATCGCCCGCAGCATGGACGACGTGCGCGCCTGGGGCGAAAAGATATCTTTCCCCATCATCGTGCGGCCTGCCTATACTCTGGGCGGCACCGGCGGCGGCGTAGCCTACAACATGGAAGAACTGGAAGCCATTTCCTCAAAAGGATTGGCTCTTTCCATGAAAAACGAAATCATGCTTGAGCAGTCCGTCCTGGGCTGGAAAGAATTCGAGCTGGAGGTCATGCGGGACAAAAAAGACAACTGCGTGATCATCTGCTCCATCGAAAACCTGGACGCCATGGGCGTACACACCGGCGACTCCATCACGGTGGCCCCGGCTCAGACGCTCACGGATCGGGAATACCAGCAGATGCGTGACGCGGCTCTGGCCATCATGCGCGAAATCGGTGTGGAAACCGGCGGCTCCAACGTACAGTTTGCGGTGAACCCGGAAGACGGGGAGCTGGTCATCATTGAGATGAACCCCCGGGTTTCACGCTCTTCGGCCCTGGCCTCCAAGGCTACCGGCTTTCCCATCGCAAAAATCGCGGCCAAGCTTGCCGTGGGCTATACCCTGGACGAGCTGCCTAACGACATCACCCGCGAGACCATGGCCTCCTTTGAGCCGACCATTGACTATTGCGTGATCAAAATCCCGCGCTTTACCTTTGAAAAATTCCCCGGATCCGAAGATCATCTGACCACCGCCATGAAAAGCGTGGGTGAGACCATGGCCATCGGACGAACCTTCAAGGAAGCGTTGCAAAAGGGACTACGGTCCCTGGAAGTGGGTATGCCCGGCTTGGGCAAACACTTCGCCCCCTGCCCCCTGGACAAGGACGAACTGCTCACGGAATTGCGCAACCCCAATTCCCAACGCCTCTACGCCGTCCGCAACGCCATGCGCTGCGGCGTCGATGACGAGGAAATTTACGCAACGTCCTTCATCGACCCCTGGTTCCTCCGCCAGATCCGGCAGGTGCTGGAAATGGAAAACACCCTGCAGGAATTCGGCAAGCAGCACGGCATTGAAAACAAGGACCAGGAACTGGCCGACATCCTGCGCCGGGCAAAAGAATATGGTTACTCCGACCAGCAACTCGCCACACTCTGGAAAACCTCGCCCCGCAAAATCCGCTCGCTCCGCAAGGAATGGGACATCGTCCCCACCTACTATCTGGTGGATACATGTGCCGCGGAATTCGAGGCCCATACCCCCTACTACTATTCCACCTACGAGAGCGGCTCGGAAATTACTCCCGCACCGGGAAAGAAAATCATCATTCTGGGCGGCGGTCCCAACCGTATCGGTCAGGGCATTGAATTTGACTATTGCTGCTGCCATTCCTCCTTCCAGCTCCGGGACATGGGCATCCAATCCATTATGGTCAACTCCAACCCGGAAACCGTCTCCACGGACTACGACACCTCGGACCGGCTGTATTTTGAACCGCTGACCTTTGAAGACGTGCTCAACATCGTTGAGTTTGAACAACCCGACGGCGTCATCATTCAATTCGGAGGGCAAACCCCTCTGAATCTGGCTGTTTCGCTCATGGAAGCAGGTGTACCCATGATCGGCACCTCTCCGGACGCCATCGACCGCGCCGAAGACCGGGAACGATTCAAGCGGTTGCTCAAAAAACTCCACCTGCGCCAGCCTCTGAACGGTACGGCCATGAGCCTTGTCCAGGCACAGGAAATCGCAGGAAAGATAGGTTTTCCCCTGGTTCTGCGCCCCTCCTACGTCCTGGGCGGACGCGGTATGGACATTGTCTATTCCATGGAAGAGTTTGAACGCTATTTCCGTGAATCCGCGCTGGTAAGCCCGGAACACCCGGTGCTCATCGACAAATTCCTGGAACATGCCGTGGAAGTGGATGTGGATGCACTGGCCGACGGCGAGGACTGTTACATCGGCGGGGTAATGGAACACATTGAGGAAGCGGGTATCCATTCCGGCGACTCCGCCTGCGTGCTGCCGCCCAACAGCATCTCCCCGGACCTGATTCAGGAAATCGAACGGCAGACCAAGGCTATGGCCCTGGAATTGGGCGTAGTCGGCCTTATGAATGTTCAGTATGCCATCAAGGACGACGAGGTTTACATCATCGAAGTAAACCCCCGGGCTTCCAGAACCGTTCCCTTTGTCTCCAAGGCGACCGGCGTGCCGCTTGCCAAACTGGCCACACGCGTGATGCTCGGCGAAAAACTGAACGACATTGACCCGTGGTCCATGCGGAAAAAAGGCTGGGTCGCGGTCAAAGAGGCAGTGTTCCCCTTCAACCGCTTCCCCAACGTGGATGTGATCCTGGGACCGGAGATGCGTTCCACCGGCGAGGTCATGGGCATCGACTACGAGTTCGGTCCCGCCTTCATGAAAGCGCAGCTCGCTGCCGGGCAGGTGCTGCCCGAGGAAGGAACAATCTTCGTGGCGGTCAATGACTGGGACAAACCGCTCATTCTGCCCATTGTGCAAAAATTCCGGGAGATGGGCTTCCGCGTTATGGCCACACGAGGAACCGCCACGCATCTGTACGACAACGGCGTCACCGACGTGGAGCCATTGCTCAAAGTCTATGAAGGGCGGCCCAACGTGGTGGACCACATCAAAAACCGCAAAATCAGCCTAGTCATCAACACCGTGTCCGGCAGAAAAACCGTTCATGACTCCAAGGACATCCGCCAGGCGGCCCTGCTCTACAACATCCCCTACGTGACCACCGTGGCCGGTGCCAAAGCCACGGTCCAGGCCATTGAGGATGTACGCAAGGCAGGACTCCAGGTCCGTTGCCTTCAAGAATATCACGACAACAAAAAACAATAA
- a CDS encoding PhzF family phenazine biosynthesis protein encodes MKLELYQVDAFSSRLFGGNPAAVVPLFEWLSDDLLSGIAQENNLSETAFFVKRGEYYELRWFTPCGEVDLCGHATLAAAHVLFEQLGYQDQCIVFATRSGRLFVDRDQGCVLSMDFPSWPAKPFQVTERVQRALGARPDELYFYQDFMAVFESEEQIRTLSPDMERIAELDGLSMIVTAPSEEYDFVSRVFAPSVGIPEDPVTGSAHCTLVPYWADRLNKSELRAYQVSKRGGELLCRHMGDRVKIAGPAVLYLKGTIYLEHEESCHT; translated from the coding sequence ATGAAGCTGGAACTCTATCAAGTGGACGCGTTTTCTTCACGCTTGTTCGGAGGCAACCCCGCAGCCGTAGTGCCGTTGTTTGAATGGCTCAGCGATGACCTTTTGAGCGGTATTGCGCAGGAAAACAATCTCTCCGAAACCGCCTTTTTTGTTAAACGCGGTGAATACTATGAGCTTCGCTGGTTCACGCCTTGCGGAGAAGTCGACTTATGCGGTCATGCGACACTGGCGGCCGCCCATGTTCTGTTCGAGCAGCTGGGCTACCAAGACCAATGCATTGTTTTCGCCACCCGAAGCGGCAGACTGTTTGTGGATCGGGACCAGGGTTGCGTGCTTTCCATGGACTTTCCATCCTGGCCGGCAAAGCCCTTCCAGGTGACGGAGCGGGTGCAGCGCGCCTTGGGCGCCAGACCGGACGAACTCTATTTTTACCAGGATTTCATGGCGGTATTCGAATCCGAAGAACAAATCCGAACCCTCTCCCCGGACATGGAACGCATCGCCGAGCTGGACGGACTGAGCATGATCGTCACGGCCCCAAGCGAGGAATACGACTTCGTGTCCCGGGTGTTTGCGCCCAGCGTTGGCATTCCGGAAGACCCGGTCACGGGGTCGGCGCATTGTACGCTGGTTCCCTACTGGGCCGATCGACTGAACAAGTCGGAACTCCGAGCCTACCAGGTTTCAAAACGCGGTGGAGAATTGCTTTGCCGTCACATGGGCGACCGCGTAAAAATCGCCGGTCCCGCAGTCCTCTACCTCAAAGGCACAATCTACCTGGAACACGAAGAGTCCTGCCACACTTGA
- a CDS encoding YbgA family protein: MSEQPKVGIAECLLGKNVRFDGGHKLDRYLRDVLGRHVTYVPVCPEMECGMSIPREAVRLVGDPESPRLVTSRSGVDWTSQMQDWAKQRLDALAGEELCGYIFKYGSPSSGMSRVKVYPEKGGPPSMKGRGMFAGMFMDRFPLLPVEDDGRLNDPGLRENFIQRIFTTHRWQAVLKSGLTPGRLVDFHSRHKLLVMAHNVQAYRDLGKLVAQAGTMDLAVLSDRYFERLLHGMRRPATLKGHRNALDHCQGYFKKQLEPFEKQELREVIAQYAEGLIPRIVPITLLNHYVRKYGQEYLAAQVYLNPPPSELKLLNHV, from the coding sequence ATGTCGGAACAACCAAAAGTGGGCATTGCCGAATGTCTGCTTGGAAAGAATGTTCGGTTTGACGGTGGTCATAAATTGGATCGCTACCTGCGGGATGTCCTGGGGCGTCATGTGACGTATGTTCCTGTCTGCCCCGAGATGGAATGCGGTATGTCCATCCCCAGGGAGGCAGTGCGCTTGGTGGGTGACCCGGAATCCCCTCGGTTGGTGACCAGTCGTTCCGGAGTGGATTGGACCTCGCAAATGCAGGACTGGGCGAAGCAGCGCCTGGACGCGCTGGCTGGGGAAGAGCTTTGCGGGTACATTTTTAAGTACGGCTCCCCTTCCAGTGGCATGAGCCGGGTCAAGGTGTATCCGGAAAAGGGCGGCCCACCGTCCATGAAGGGCCGCGGCATGTTCGCAGGGATGTTCATGGACCGATTTCCGCTGTTGCCCGTGGAAGACGACGGACGACTGAATGATCCAGGGTTGAGGGAAAATTTCATACAACGGATTTTTACGACGCACCGCTGGCAGGCCGTGCTTAAGTCCGGGTTGACGCCTGGGCGTCTGGTGGACTTCCACTCCCGGCATAAGCTGTTGGTCATGGCTCATAATGTCCAGGCTTACCGTGACCTGGGAAAGCTGGTGGCCCAGGCCGGAACCATGGATCTGGCCGTACTTTCAGATCGGTATTTTGAGCGGCTGCTGCACGGCATGCGTCGTCCCGCCACTCTTAAAGGGCATCGCAACGCCCTGGATCATTGCCAGGGGTATTTCAAAAAACAACTGGAACCGTTTGAAAAGCAGGAATTGCGGGAGGTCATTGCCCAGTATGCCGAAGGACTGATCCCACGTATTGTCCCCATCACCCTGTTGAATCATTATGTTCGAAAGTACGGTCAGGAGTATCTGGCCGCTCAGGTGTACCTCAATCCTCCGCCTAGTGAGTTGAAGCTTTTAAACCACGTTTGA